In Deltaproteobacteria bacterium, a genomic segment contains:
- a CDS encoding tellurite resistance/C4-dicarboxylate transporter family protein, which translates to MIRWLDARIAELAPRHFALVMATGIVSIAAWLEGLEGLARVLLGFNLLAYGVLVALTIARAARHRARLVADALDHRRAPDFFTLVAGTGVLGTQLLTIRSDPTLPWILWITAAVLWVAITYGFFTVVTIKQDKPPIETGLSGSWLLVVVATQSLAVLGPLLAQGQEPGRERDAILLTCLSLFFVGCLLYGVLITLILYRFIFFPFTSVQLAPPYWINMGAVAITTVAASSLLGAAALSPLLAELVPVLRGLAIAFWATASWWIPLLVLLGIWRHGHGRVRITYDPQYWGLVFPLGMYTTATVRLSHALELPFLLVISRGFVFVAIAAWTLTLLGLGRALLRTRA; encoded by the coding sequence TGGCTCGACGCGCGCATCGCAGAGCTCGCCCCGCGCCACTTCGCGCTCGTGATGGCCACCGGCATCGTGTCGATCGCCGCGTGGCTCGAAGGGCTGGAGGGGCTCGCGCGCGTCCTCCTCGGCTTCAACCTGCTCGCCTACGGCGTGCTCGTGGCGCTCACGATCGCGCGGGCCGCGCGCCATCGCGCCCGGCTCGTGGCCGACGCCCTCGACCATCGCCGCGCCCCGGACTTCTTCACGCTCGTCGCCGGCACGGGCGTCCTCGGCACCCAGCTCCTCACGATCCGCAGCGACCCGACGCTCCCCTGGATCCTGTGGATCACCGCGGCGGTGCTGTGGGTCGCCATCACCTACGGCTTCTTCACCGTCGTCACGATCAAGCAGGACAAGCCCCCGATCGAGACCGGCCTCAGCGGCTCGTGGCTGCTGGTCGTCGTCGCGACGCAGTCGCTCGCGGTGCTGGGCCCCCTCCTCGCGCAGGGACAGGAGCCGGGACGGGAGCGCGACGCGATCCTCCTGACCTGCCTCTCCCTGTTCTTCGTCGGCTGCCTCCTCTACGGCGTCCTGATCACCCTGATCCTCTATCGCTTCATCTTCTTCCCCTTCACCTCCGTGCAGCTCGCACCGCCCTACTGGATCAACATGGGCGCCGTCGCGATCACCACGGTGGCGGCGTCGAGCCTGCTGGGCGCGGCCGCCCTCTCGCCCCTCCTCGCGGAGCTCGTGCCCGTCCTGCGCGGCCTCGCCATCGCGTTCTGGGCGACCGCCTCCTGGTGGATCCCCCTCCTCGTGCTGCTCGGCATCTGGCGCCACGGCCACGGGCGCGTCCGCATCACCTACGACCCCCAGTACTGGGGGCTCGTCTTCCCGCTCGGCATGTACACCACCGCGACCGTCCGCCTCTCGCACGCCCTCGAGCTCCCCTTCCTCCTCGTGATCTCCCGCGGCTTCGTCTTCGTCGCGATCGCCGCCTGGACCCTGACCCTCCTCGGTCTCGGCCGCGCGCTCCTCCGGACCCGCGCGTGA